Proteins from a genomic interval of Salinivibrio kushneri:
- the rfbB gene encoding dTDP-glucose 4,6-dehydratase encodes MKILVTGGAGFIGSAVIRHIIDHTTNSVVNVDKLTYAGNLESLTGWEDNPRYAFEQVDICDREALERVFTTHQPDAVMHLAAESHVDRSIDGPAAFVETNIIGTYTLLEVCRQYWNGLDDKRQAAFRFHHISTDEVYGDLHGTDELFTETTPYAPSSPYSASKASSDHLVRAWQRTYGLPTIVTNCSNNYGPYHFPEKLIPLMILNALEGKSLPVYGNGLQVRDWLFVDDHARALYQVVTKGAVGETYNIGGHNEKQNIEVVKTICAIMDELVPMHKRGYLEGTQHASLITYVQDRPGHDVRYAIDAGKIERELGWTPQETFESGIRKTVEWYLTNREWWQRVLDGSYTRERLGAN; translated from the coding sequence ATGAAGATTTTGGTAACGGGGGGCGCCGGGTTTATTGGCTCGGCGGTAATTCGGCATATTATCGACCACACGACAAACTCGGTCGTCAATGTTGATAAGCTAACCTACGCCGGCAATTTGGAATCCCTCACCGGATGGGAAGATAACCCGAGATATGCGTTTGAGCAGGTTGATATTTGCGATCGTGAGGCGCTTGAACGAGTATTTACAACCCATCAGCCGGACGCGGTAATGCATTTAGCGGCTGAGTCACATGTTGATCGTTCCATTGATGGGCCGGCAGCATTTGTGGAGACCAATATTATCGGTACCTATACCTTGCTCGAGGTGTGCCGCCAATATTGGAATGGGCTGGATGATAAACGTCAAGCGGCATTTCGCTTTCATCATATCTCCACCGATGAAGTGTATGGCGATTTGCACGGCACCGATGAGCTGTTCACTGAGACGACTCCTTATGCGCCATCAAGTCCTTATTCAGCGTCGAAAGCATCGAGTGACCATTTAGTACGTGCTTGGCAACGTACTTACGGCTTGCCAACAATAGTGACGAACTGCTCCAACAATTATGGCCCGTATCATTTTCCAGAAAAACTGATCCCGCTTATGATTCTTAATGCCTTGGAGGGTAAATCGTTACCTGTTTATGGTAATGGCTTACAGGTGCGTGATTGGCTGTTTGTTGATGATCATGCTCGTGCGCTGTATCAAGTGGTGACGAAAGGCGCAGTAGGCGAAACCTATAATATCGGCGGCCACAATGAGAAGCAGAACATCGAGGTCGTGAAAACGATTTGTGCCATTATGGATGAGCTTGTTCCCATGCATAAACGGGGCTATCTGGAAGGGACACAACATGCATCGCTGATTACATATGTTCAAGATCGCCCTGGCCACGATGTTCGCTATGCGATTGATGCTGGCAAAATTGAACGCGAGCTTGGTTGGACGCCACAAGAAACCTTTGAATCCGGGATCCGCAAAACGGTGGAATGGTATCTGACCAACCGTGAATGGTGGCAGAGAGTCCTTGATGGCTCTTACACACGCGAGCGGCTAGGCGCGAACTAG
- the galE gene encoding UDP-glucose 4-epimerase GalE, with the protein MKVLVTGGTGYIGSHTCIQLIEQGHTPIVIDNLCNSKEMVLDRIEQVTGARPAFMQGDIRDSAFLKHVFTEYSIDSVIHFAGLKAVGESVEKPLKYYDNNVSGTLNLVREMHAANVTSLIFSSSATVYGDPTSVPIKEDFPTAATNPYGRSKLIVEECLQDFQHANPDWSITLLRYFNPVGAHESGLLGEDPQGTPNNLLPFVAQVAVGRREKLGVFGNDYSTPDGTGVRDYIHVVDLADGHLAALDKMASQPGTHIFNLGTGQGNSVLEMVHAFEAAAKRSIPYEIKPRRAGDIAECYADPTYAKTILGWTATRDLQTMVEDTWRWQSNNPDGYGD; encoded by the coding sequence ATGAAGGTACTCGTCACCGGTGGCACGGGGTATATTGGCAGCCACACTTGCATTCAACTGATTGAACAAGGCCATACGCCTATCGTTATCGATAACCTGTGCAATAGTAAAGAAATGGTGCTCGATCGCATTGAGCAAGTCACTGGCGCGCGACCGGCTTTTATGCAAGGTGATATTCGCGACAGTGCGTTCTTAAAACATGTGTTTACTGAATACAGCATTGATAGCGTGATCCACTTTGCCGGACTCAAAGCGGTCGGCGAGTCGGTTGAAAAGCCACTGAAATATTACGATAACAATGTCTCCGGGACCTTAAACTTGGTGCGTGAGATGCACGCGGCTAATGTCACATCACTGATTTTTAGCTCATCCGCCACGGTTTATGGCGATCCTACGTCGGTGCCAATTAAAGAAGACTTCCCCACCGCCGCCACTAACCCTTACGGACGCAGCAAGTTAATAGTGGAAGAGTGCTTACAGGACTTTCAACATGCCAATCCGGATTGGAGCATTACTCTGCTGCGTTACTTTAATCCGGTTGGTGCGCATGAGTCGGGATTACTAGGCGAAGATCCGCAAGGCACACCAAATAACTTGCTGCCTTTTGTGGCACAAGTGGCAGTGGGCCGACGCGAGAAGCTGGGCGTGTTTGGCAATGATTATTCTACCCCCGACGGCACCGGCGTGCGTGATTATATTCACGTAGTGGATCTGGCCGATGGACATTTAGCCGCGCTAGATAAGATGGCCTCTCAACCTGGCACTCATATCTTTAACCTCGGTACCGGCCAAGGCAACAGTGTATTAGAAATGGTGCATGCGTTTGAAGCCGCGGCTAAGCGCTCAATTCCCTACGAAATCAAACCTCGCCGCGCCGGCGACATTGCTGAGTGCTACGCTGATCCCACTTATGCCAAAACAATATTAGGCTGGACCGCCACTCGCGATCTGCAAACTATGGTCGAAGACACCTGGCGCTGGCAGTCGAATAACCCGGATGGGTATGGGGATTAG